In Brachypodium distachyon strain Bd21 chromosome 2, Brachypodium_distachyon_v3.0, whole genome shotgun sequence, one genomic interval encodes:
- the LOC100840921 gene encoding probable protein phosphatase 2C 1 isoform X4, with protein MANSSAFLKDEEVRHDPQILLMKAHAATSSVGSATVIIAMLEKNGTLKIASVGDCGLKIIRKGQVMFSTCPQEHYFDCPYQISSEAVSQTYQDALVCTVNLVEGDMIVSGSDGFFDNIFDQEILDVIAESPGVDEAAKALAELARKHSVDVNFDSPYSMEARSRGFDVPWWKKLLGAKLIGGKMDDITVIVAQVKTVVIPDDEGSGVEQEQGSELGTGAAVVSAE; from the exons ATGGCAAATAGCTCTGCTTTTCTCAAGGATGAGGAG GTCCGTCATGATCCCCAGATTCTTCTAATGAAGGCTCATGCTGCCACTTCCTCTGTTGGATCTGCAACGGT AATCATCGCGATGCTAGAGAAGAATGGGACTCTGAAAATTGCAAGTGTGGGAGATTGTGGGTTGAAAATTATTCGGAAAG GCCAAGTGATGTTCTCTACATGCCCTCAAGAACACTACTTTGACTGTCCATACCAGATAAGCTCCGAGGCAGTTAGTCAAACATATCAGGATGCACTG gTTTGCACTGTTAATCTTGTGGAGGGTGACATGATTGTCAGTGGCTCAGATGGATTTTTTGACAATATCTTTGATCAAGAGATCCTTGATGTCATTGCTGAATCTCCAGGGGTAGATGAAGCTG CAAAAGCTTTGGCGGAGCTTGCCAGAAAACACTCGGTGGATGTAAATTTCGATTCGCCCTACTCAATGGAGGCCCGGAGCAGG GGTTTTGATGTTCCCTGGTGGAAAAAGCTACTTGGTGCCAAGCTAATAG GCGGTAAGATGGATGACATAACAGTCATTGTCGCGCAAGTGAAGACAGTGGTGATCCCAGATGATGAG GGTAGTGGGGTAGAACAGGAACAAGGGAGTGAGCTAGGCACTGGCGCTGCGGTCGTGTCCGCTGAATAA
- the LOC100840921 gene encoding probable protein phosphatase 2C 1 isoform X3: MSIQLCFLENLWQIALLFSRMRRSFCPLQVRHDPQILLMKAHAATSSVGSATVIIAMLEKNGTLKIASVGDCGLKIIRKGQVMFSTCPQEHYFDCPYQISSEAVSQTYQDALVCTVNLVEGDMIVSGSDGFFDNIFDQEILDVIAESPGVDEAAKALAELARKHSVDVNFDSPYSMEARSRGFDVPWWKKLLGAKLIGGKMDDITVIVAQVKTVVIPDDEGSGVEQEQGSELGTGAAVVSAE, from the exons ATGTCAATCCAGCTCTGTTTTCTCGAGAACTTATGGCAAATAGCTCTGCTTTTCTCAAGGATGAGGAG AAGTTTCTGTCCTCTACAGGTCCGTCATGATCCCCAGATTCTTCTAATGAAGGCTCATGCTGCCACTTCCTCTGTTGGATCTGCAACGGT AATCATCGCGATGCTAGAGAAGAATGGGACTCTGAAAATTGCAAGTGTGGGAGATTGTGGGTTGAAAATTATTCGGAAAG GCCAAGTGATGTTCTCTACATGCCCTCAAGAACACTACTTTGACTGTCCATACCAGATAAGCTCCGAGGCAGTTAGTCAAACATATCAGGATGCACTG gTTTGCACTGTTAATCTTGTGGAGGGTGACATGATTGTCAGTGGCTCAGATGGATTTTTTGACAATATCTTTGATCAAGAGATCCTTGATGTCATTGCTGAATCTCCAGGGGTAGATGAAGCTG CAAAAGCTTTGGCGGAGCTTGCCAGAAAACACTCGGTGGATGTAAATTTCGATTCGCCCTACTCAATGGAGGCCCGGAGCAGG GGTTTTGATGTTCCCTGGTGGAAAAAGCTACTTGGTGCCAAGCTAATAG GCGGTAAGATGGATGACATAACAGTCATTGTCGCGCAAGTGAAGACAGTGGTGATCCCAGATGATGAG GGTAGTGGGGTAGAACAGGAACAAGGGAGTGAGCTAGGCACTGGCGCTGCGGTCGTGTCCGCTGAATAA
- the LOC100840921 gene encoding probable protein phosphatase 2C 1 isoform X1 produces MAASTAASRLSPPRPRTASPPSTPPRRSRFSPLRAANRIALMDFVHHHLILPARMEAVLSVGAHVIPHPRKAETGGEDAFFVDSDTGGVFAIADGVSGWAERNVNPALFSRELMANSSAFLKDEEVRHDPQILLMKAHAATSSVGSATVIIAMLEKNGTLKIASVGDCGLKIIRKGQVMFSTCPQEHYFDCPYQISSEAVSQTYQDALVCTVNLVEGDMIVSGSDGFFDNIFDQEILDVIAESPGVDEAAKALAELARKHSVDVNFDSPYSMEARSRGFDVPWWKKLLGAKLIGGKMDDITVIVAQVKTVVIPDDEGSGVEQEQGSELGTGAAVVSAE; encoded by the exons ATGGCGGCCTCCACTGCTGCTTCCCGCCTCTCGCCCCCTCGTCCCCGCACAGCGTCCCCCCCTTcaactcctcctcgccgctcgCGCTTCTCCCCTCTGCGCGCTGCCAA TAGAATTGCACTGATGGATTTTGTGCACCATCACCTCATATTGCCAGCAAG GATGGAAGCTGTGTTATCTGTTGGAGCTCATGTAATTCCACACCCAAGAAAG GCTGAGACTGGCGGAGAAGACGCTTTCTTTGTGGACAGTGACACTGGTGGAGTGTTTGCCATTGCAGACGGCGTTTCAGG ATGGGCAGAAAGGAATGTCAATCCAGCTCTGTTTTCTCGAGAACTTATGGCAAATAGCTCTGCTTTTCTCAAGGATGAGGAG GTCCGTCATGATCCCCAGATTCTTCTAATGAAGGCTCATGCTGCCACTTCCTCTGTTGGATCTGCAACGGT AATCATCGCGATGCTAGAGAAGAATGGGACTCTGAAAATTGCAAGTGTGGGAGATTGTGGGTTGAAAATTATTCGGAAAG GCCAAGTGATGTTCTCTACATGCCCTCAAGAACACTACTTTGACTGTCCATACCAGATAAGCTCCGAGGCAGTTAGTCAAACATATCAGGATGCACTG gTTTGCACTGTTAATCTTGTGGAGGGTGACATGATTGTCAGTGGCTCAGATGGATTTTTTGACAATATCTTTGATCAAGAGATCCTTGATGTCATTGCTGAATCTCCAGGGGTAGATGAAGCTG CAAAAGCTTTGGCGGAGCTTGCCAGAAAACACTCGGTGGATGTAAATTTCGATTCGCCCTACTCAATGGAGGCCCGGAGCAGG GGTTTTGATGTTCCCTGGTGGAAAAAGCTACTTGGTGCCAAGCTAATAG GCGGTAAGATGGATGACATAACAGTCATTGTCGCGCAAGTGAAGACAGTGGTGATCCCAGATGATGAG GGTAGTGGGGTAGAACAGGAACAAGGGAGTGAGCTAGGCACTGGCGCTGCGGTCGTGTCCGCTGAATAA
- the LOC100840921 gene encoding probable protein phosphatase 2C 1 isoform X2: MAASTAASRLSPPRPRTASPPSTPPRRSRFSPLRAAKMEAVLSVGAHVIPHPRKAETGGEDAFFVDSDTGGVFAIADGVSGWAERNVNPALFSRELMANSSAFLKDEEVRHDPQILLMKAHAATSSVGSATVIIAMLEKNGTLKIASVGDCGLKIIRKGQVMFSTCPQEHYFDCPYQISSEAVSQTYQDALVCTVNLVEGDMIVSGSDGFFDNIFDQEILDVIAESPGVDEAAKALAELARKHSVDVNFDSPYSMEARSRGFDVPWWKKLLGAKLIGGKMDDITVIVAQVKTVVIPDDEGSGVEQEQGSELGTGAAVVSAE, from the exons ATGGCGGCCTCCACTGCTGCTTCCCGCCTCTCGCCCCCTCGTCCCCGCACAGCGTCCCCCCCTTcaactcctcctcgccgctcgCGCTTCTCCCCTCTGCGCGCTGCCAA GATGGAAGCTGTGTTATCTGTTGGAGCTCATGTAATTCCACACCCAAGAAAG GCTGAGACTGGCGGAGAAGACGCTTTCTTTGTGGACAGTGACACTGGTGGAGTGTTTGCCATTGCAGACGGCGTTTCAGG ATGGGCAGAAAGGAATGTCAATCCAGCTCTGTTTTCTCGAGAACTTATGGCAAATAGCTCTGCTTTTCTCAAGGATGAGGAG GTCCGTCATGATCCCCAGATTCTTCTAATGAAGGCTCATGCTGCCACTTCCTCTGTTGGATCTGCAACGGT AATCATCGCGATGCTAGAGAAGAATGGGACTCTGAAAATTGCAAGTGTGGGAGATTGTGGGTTGAAAATTATTCGGAAAG GCCAAGTGATGTTCTCTACATGCCCTCAAGAACACTACTTTGACTGTCCATACCAGATAAGCTCCGAGGCAGTTAGTCAAACATATCAGGATGCACTG gTTTGCACTGTTAATCTTGTGGAGGGTGACATGATTGTCAGTGGCTCAGATGGATTTTTTGACAATATCTTTGATCAAGAGATCCTTGATGTCATTGCTGAATCTCCAGGGGTAGATGAAGCTG CAAAAGCTTTGGCGGAGCTTGCCAGAAAACACTCGGTGGATGTAAATTTCGATTCGCCCTACTCAATGGAGGCCCGGAGCAGG GGTTTTGATGTTCCCTGGTGGAAAAAGCTACTTGGTGCCAAGCTAATAG GCGGTAAGATGGATGACATAACAGTCATTGTCGCGCAAGTGAAGACAGTGGTGATCCCAGATGATGAG GGTAGTGGGGTAGAACAGGAACAAGGGAGTGAGCTAGGCACTGGCGCTGCGGTCGTGTCCGCTGAATAA
- the LOC100843356 gene encoding Golgi to ER traffic protein 4 homolog, with protein sequence MSRSLSMRSSSRRDLPPPQKTIDRLENMVEGGNYYEAQQMYKSTSSRYITCQRYSEALDILQSGATVQLKHVQVTCGAELAVLFVDTLVKGQFPYNEETFGRIKKMYEAFPRIHMPHFLGDDYDDDGQKLSEAMSSAKVRAEGCSSFLKAALRWSAEFGTSRNGSPELHVMLAEYIYSESPETDMTKVSSHFVRGNDPKKFAAMLVNFMGKCYPGEDDTAMARSVLMYLSQGNLRDANLLMDEMKELLKSADLEFPKTDLIQFVKYLLPTLERDAYPLFRTLRQKYKTSTDRDPVFDELLDEIAAIFYGIRQQNPLEGLFGEMFKI encoded by the exons ATGTCGCGGTCCCTGAGCATGAGGTCGTCGTCGCGCCGCGACCTTCCGCCTCCTCAGAAG acaATTGATAGGCTCGAAAACATGGTGGAGGGAGGGAATTACTACGAAGCCCAACAAATGTACAAGTCAACCAGTTCAAG ATACATTACTTGTCAGAGGTATTCAGAAGCGTTGGACATCCTTCAATCAGGAGCTACAGTTCAATTGAAGCACGTGCAG GTGACTTGTGGTGCTGAACTTGCGGTGCTGTTCGTGGACACTCTTGTGAAGGGACAATTTCCTTATAATGAAGAAACTTTTG GTCGTATCAAAAAGATGTATGAGGCTTTTCCCAGGATACATATGCCCCATTTCCTTGGGGATGATTATGACGATGACGGGCAGAAATTATCTGAAGCTATGTCTTCTGCTAAAGTGCGTGCTGAGGGTTGTTCGTCATTTCTGAAAGCTGCTCTCAG GTGGTCTGCTGAGTTTGGGACATCAAGAAATGGATCTCCTGAGCTGCATGTTATGTTGGCTGAATACATATACTCAGAATCTCCAGAAACG GACATGACTAAAGTATCAAGCCATTTTGTGCGCGGAAATGATCCTAAAAAATTTGCTGCTATGCTGGTAAACTTTATGGGCAAG TGCTACCCTGGTGAAGATGATACTGCAATGGCACGTAGTGTCCTAAT GTACCTATCACAAGGAAATCTCAGAGACGCAAATTTACTTATGGATGAGATGAAGGAGCTTCTAAAATCTGCTGACTTGGAATTCCCTAAAACAGATTTAATTCAGTTTGTGAAGTATCTTTTACCAAC GCTTGAAAGAGACGCTTACCCTCTTTTTAGGACACTTCGACAAAAGTACAAGACAAGTACAGATCGAGACCCCGTATTTGACGAG TTATTGGATGAAATAGCCGCAATTTTTTATGGCATACGGCAACAGAACCCTCTGGAAGGACTTTTTGGTGAAATGTTCAAG ATATAA